A stretch of Motacilla alba alba isolate MOTALB_02 chromosome 18, Motacilla_alba_V1.0_pri, whole genome shotgun sequence DNA encodes these proteins:
- the COPRS gene encoding coordinator of PRMT5 and differentiation stimulator, with protein MAATSEAANSEGKQLPIKTETMIWRPRKESLLENIPNVPDGKSEESESASTSPNEGDVGGSTDEGWYNIYADLDVWDSEVSNVPESSGQQDASEHEVEDWDKELEESTCGPYDADDLSGGSFEENNLFGSYVWKEDWFYNPSCHHTPCLVFPPRIRTVEKGQFDDADE; from the exons ATGGCTGCTACCTCTGAGGCTGCAAACTCTGAGGGGAAACAACTTCCTATTAAGACAGAAACTATGATCTGGAGGCCCAGAAAAG AAAGTTTGCTGGAGAATATTCCAAATGTTCCTGATGGCAAGTCTGAAGAAAGTGAATCTGCTTCTACTTCCCCCAATGAAGGTGATGTCGGTGGCTCTACTGATGAGGGCTGGTACAATATATATGCTGACCTGGATGTGTGGGATAGTGAAGTTTCCAATGTACCTGAGTCGTCAGGGCAGCAAGATGCCTCTGAGCATGAGGTGGAGGACTGGGATAAAGAATTGGAGGAGTCTACATGTGGTCCGTATG aTGCTGACGATCTCTCCGGTGGAAGCTTTgaggaaaataatcttttcGGCTCATATGTATGGAAGGAGGATTGGTTTTACAACCCAAGCTGTCACCACACACCTTGCCTTGTTTTTCCACCACGAATTAGAACAGTTGAGAAGGGCCAGTTTGATGATGCTGATGAATGA